The following coding sequences lie in one Opisthocomus hoazin isolate bOpiHoa1 chromosome 7, bOpiHoa1.hap1, whole genome shotgun sequence genomic window:
- the TBPL2 gene encoding TATA box-binding protein-like 2, producing the protein MSNSVGYVHNSGTTAVKGKVPALQLQSLLKMYSSSQSVVLTEYSGPLWKHGGKMCISTDDLSTSPQLFAPMSPYDVDLPIQATEDVLFGSQFNQPRELPTDFSSVDLSFLPDITQDNKDQNLSEDGREMQNKLDGSTSRDEDSSHFTDESSLSHPGATQPSPEASGVCPSLTPMTPMTPVTPASESSGIVPQLQNIVSTVNLACKLDLKNIALHARNAEYNPKRFAAVIMRIREPRTTALIFSSGKMVCTGAKSEEQSRLAARKYARVVQKLGFPAKFLDFKIQNMVGSCDVRFPIRLEGLVLTHQQFSSYEPELFPGLIYRMVKPRIVLLIFVSGKVVLTGAKERSEIYEAFENIYPILKGFKKAS; encoded by the exons ATGAGCAATTCTGTTGGTTATGTGCATAACTCGGGTACAACGGCTGTGAAGGGCAAAGTGCCAGCACTGCAGCTCCAGTCACTGCTGAAGATGTACAGTAGTTCTCAGTCTGTGGTATTAACGGAGTATTCTGGACCGCTTTGGAAGCATGGTGGGAAAATGTGTATCTCCACT GATGACCTCTCAACTAGTCCCCAGCTGTTTGCTCCCATGAGCCCTTACGACGTCGACCTTCCAATCCAAGCAACTGAAGATGTGTTGTTCGGTTCGCAATTTAATCAGCCCAGGGAGCTTCCAACAGACTTCTCCTCTGTGGATCTCAGCTTTCTTCCAGATATTACCCAAGATAACAAAGACCAAAATCTATCTGAAGATGGTCGTGAAATGCAAAACAAGCTTGATGGGTCAACATCGAGAGATGAGGACAGCAGTCACTTCACAGATGAAAGCAGCTTGTCACACCCAGGTGCCACTCAACCATCTCCTGAAGCATCCGGCGTGTGTCCTTCTCTGACACCAATGACTCCTATGACCCCAGTGACACCTGCATCAGAAAGCTCTGGTATAGTTCCTCAGTTACA GAATATAGTGTCGACTGTAAACTTGGCTTGTAAACTAGATCTGAAGAACATAGCTCTGCATGCCAGAAATGCAGAGTATAACCCCAAG AGGTTTGCTGCTGTGATCATGAGAATCAGGGAACCACGGACAACAGCCCTCATCTTCAGTTCAGGAAAAATGGTCTGCACAGGAGCAAAAAG TGAAGAGCAATCACGGCTCGCAGCCAGGAAGTATGCGCGCGTGGTGCAGAAGCTTGGGTTCCCGGCCAAGTTCCTGGACTTCAAGATACAGAATATGGTTGGGAGCTGTGACGTGAGGTTCCCCATCCGGCTGGAAGGCCTGGTTCTCACTCACCAGCAGTTCAGCAG CTATGAACCTGAGCTATTTCCTGGCCTTATCTATAGGATGGTCAAACCGAGGATAGTGCTGCTTATCTTTGTGTCTGGGAAAGTTGTGCTGACTG GAGCAAAAGAGCGTTCTGAAATCTATGAGGCATTTGAGAACATCTACCCCATTCTAAAGGGTTTCAAGAAAGCATCATAA